One region of Corvus moneduloides isolate bCorMon1 chromosome 1, bCorMon1.pri, whole genome shotgun sequence genomic DNA includes:
- the LOC116447361 gene encoding tubulin beta-1 chain, translating into MREIVHIQAGQCGNQIGAKFWEVISDEHGIDPTGSYHGDSELQLERINVYYNEAAGNKYVPRAILVDLEPGTMDSVRSGPFGQIFRPDNFVFGQSGAGNNWAKGHYTEGAELVDSVLDVVRKESESCDCLQGFQLTHSLGGGTGSGMGTLLISKIREEYPDRIMNTFSVMPSPKVSDTVVEPYNATLSVHQLVENTDETYCIDNEALYDICFRTLKLTTPTYGDLNHLVSATMSGVTTCLRFPGQLNADLRKLAVNMVPFPRLHFFMPGFAPLTSRGSQQYRALTVPELTQQMFDSKNMMAACDPRHGRYLTVAAIFRGRMSMKEVDEQMLNVQNKNSSYFVEWIPNNVKTAVCDIPPRGLKMSATFIGNSTAIQELFKRISEQFTAMFRRKAFLHWYTGEGMDEMEFTEAESNMNDLVSEYQQYQDATADEQGEFEEEGEEDEA; encoded by the exons ATGCGTGAGATCGTGCACATCCAGGCCGGGCAGTGCGGCAACCAGATCGGCGCCAAG TTCTGGGAGGTCATCAGCGATGAGCATGGCATTGATCCCACGGGCAGCTACCATGGGGACagtgagctgcagctggaaaggatCAATGTCTACTACAATGAAGCTGCCG GTAACAAGTATGTCCCCCGTGCCATCCTCGTGGACCTGGAACCTGGCACCATGGACTCCGTGCGCTCCGGCCCCTTTGGACAGATCTTCCGTCCCGACAACTTTGTCTTTG GTCAGAGCGGGGCTGGCAACAACTGGGCCAAGGGGCACTACACGGAAGGCGCTGAGCTGGTGGACTCTGTGCTGGATGTGGTGAGGAAGGAGTCGGAGAGCTGTGACTGCCTCCAGGGCTTCCAGCTGACCCACTCGCTGGGCGGAGGCACGGGCTCCGGCATGGGCACCCTCCTGATCAGCAAGATCCGGGAGGAGTACCCCGACCGCATCATGAACACCTTCAGCGTCATGCCCTCGCCCAAGGTGTCGGACACGGTGGTGGAGCCCTACAATGCCACCCTCTCTGTGCACCAGCTGGTGGAGAACACGGACGAGACCTACTGCATTGACAACGAGGCCCTGTATGACATTTGCTTCCGCACCCTGAAGCTGACCACTCCCACGTACGGAGACCTCAACCACCTGGTGTCGGCCACCATGAGCGGCGTGACCACCTGCCTTCGCTTCCCCGGCCAGCTGAACGCCGACCTGCGCAAGCTGGCGGTCAACATGGTGCCTTTCCCGCGGCTGCACTTCTTCATGCCGGGCTTCGCCCCGCTGACCAGCCGCGGCAGCCAGCAGTACCGCGCCCTGACGGTGCCCGAGCTGACGCAGCAGATGTTCGACTCCAAGAACATGATGGCTGCCTGCGACCCCCGCCACGGCCGCTACCTGACGGTGGCCGCCATCTTCCGGGGCCGCATGTCCATGAAGGAGGTGGACGAGCAGATGCTCAACGTGCAGAACAAGAACAGCAGCTACTTTGTGGAGTGGATCCCCAACAACGTGAAGACGGCCGTCTGCGACATCCCCCCGCGCGGCCTCAAGATGTCCGCCACCTTCATCGGCAACAGCACGGCCATCCAGGAGCTCTTCAAGAGGATCTCGGAGCAGTTCACGGCCATGTTCCGGCGCAAGGCTTTCTTGCACTGGTACACCGGTGAGGGCATGGATGAAATGGAGTTCACGGAGGCCGAGAGCAACATGAACGACCTGGTCTCCGAATACCAGCAATACCAGGATGCCACTGCTGATGAGCAGGGCGAGtttgaagaggaaggagaggaggatgAGGCTTAA